The Bradysia coprophila strain Holo2 chromosome IV, BU_Bcop_v1, whole genome shotgun sequence genome includes a region encoding these proteins:
- the LOC119066720 gene encoding DNA primase large subunit-like, whose amino-acid sequence MDFVRRIRKNKCESIIVESLEQLYQFNVKFYYHPPANDIDLRLLEDTVIERLKVLHILEQTSGKNVNYDSCAGWKEQVLTELRSQKLFNYVVLIEPSMVDNIETLLLARERDYISHFMLRFYFCESEVLRQWFVDRETELFRLKFDSLSVEEEQNFLRANNLRYVPQSYPEIWGNQEHKSDPSNGLDDLQFFKIKFTGVLQLVSARKCILKNGFAYVTDLCPIIETIHRTYIDQGLLATNRMMNVIREDVRIVDLLKIIHSSRPGHGFELNDEPCNFMESVDDLSTQYFPLCARMCHETLRERHHLKYFGRNQYQLFLKGIGVSLEDSLKFWIEEFTHNNKDKPLASKYRYQIEFNYGTRGSRIDIPPPSCTDLISMNFPSFQQCYGCPYKFLESTDLKATLTAHGLNGIQVDEVLSYSDKHDYQLACTKYFECVNDYKASEVINSPNRYFDLCQMIKRIRSKHTLDAAKDHSLSDLLYDKHLWEALSPTKDHPKSPAIIVDNVEPMTQTDFNY is encoded by the exons ATGGATTTTGTTCGTCGAATTCgtaaaaataaatgtgaaagtATCATAGTCGAGTCACTAGAGCAATTGTATCAATTTaatgtgaaattttattaccATCCCCCGGCAAATGATATTGATTTACGGCTGCTAGAGGACACCGTCATTGAACGGTTGAAGGTGTTACATATTTTGGAGCAAACGAGTggaaaaaatgtcaattaTGATTCGTGTGCCGGGTGGAAAGAACAAGTTTTAACTGAGCTAAGGTCCCAGAAACTGTTTAATTATGTGGTGCTTATTGAACCGAGTATGGTGGACAACATTGAGACACTGTTGCTAGCTAGAGAAAGGGACTACATATCACATTTTATGTTACGGTTCTATTTCTGTGAATCGGAAGTGTTGAGACA ATGGTTTGTTGATCGTGAAACCGAACTTTTTCGTCTTAAATTTGACTCACTGTCAGTGGAAGaagaacaaaatttcttaagAGCCAACAATCTCCGCTATGTCCCACAAAGTTATCCAGAAATCTGGGGAAATCAAGAGCACAAAAGTGATCCATCCAATGGATTGGACGATTTGCAGTtcttcaaaatcaaattcaccGGCGTGCTTCAATTAGTATCGGCGCGTAAATGCATTCTGAAGAATGGATTCGCCTATGTGACCGATTTGTGTCCTATAATCGAAACAATCCACCGAACGTACATAGATCAAGGACTTCTGGCCACGAACCGTATGATGAACGTGATCAGAGAAGATGTTCGCATCGTCGATTTGTTGAAAATCATTCATAGCTCACGACCCGGACATGGATTTGAATTGAACGACGAGCCATGCAATTTCATGGAATCGGTGGATGATTTGTCAACGCAATATTTTCCGTTGTGTGCGAGGATGTGCCACGAAACGCTTAGAGAGCGACATCATTTGAAATACTTTGGTCGCAACCAGTACCAGCTATTTCTCAAGGGAATTGGCGTTTCGTTGGAGGATTCTTTGAA ATTTTGGATCGAAGAATTCACTCACAACAACAAGGACAAACCGTTGGCTTCAAAGTATCGATACCAAATCGAATTCAATTACGGCACAAGAGGTTCAAGGATCGACATTCCACCACCTTCCTGCACTGATCTGATTAGTATGAATTTTCCCAGCTTCCAACAGTGCTACGGCTGTCCGTACAAGTTCTTAGAATCAACTGATTTGAAAGCAACACTAACCGCCCACGGACTGAATGGTATTCAAGTTGACGAAGTGCTAAGCTATTCCGACAAACACGATTATCAGTTGGCCTGTACAAAATACTTTGAATGTGTGAACGATTACAAAGCGAGCGAAGTTATCAACAGTCCGAATCGGTATTTTGATTTGTGTCAAATGATCAAACGGATTAGGAGCAAACATACGCTGGACGCGGCTAAGGATCATTCGTTAAGCGACCTATTGTATGACAAACATCTGTGGGAAGCGCTTTCGCCGACCAAAGATCATCCCAAAAGTCCGGCCATAATTGTTGACAACGTTGAACCGATGACTCAAACCGATTTTAACTATTAA
- the LOC119066721 gene encoding proton-coupled amino acid transporter-like protein CG1139, translating into MNERKSNKLEAPVTVVLGSQLPLCIDPIHDENPDYNPFEHRRLEHPTTNGETLAHLLKGSLGSGILAMPLAFAHAGLWFGLGAMIIVGFICTYCIHMLVKCEHKMCRRTKTPSFGYAELAASVFANGPEMLHKWSRFAGWVINTFIVMTLFGCCCVYNVFVATNLKQVIEHYADFNYDLRWYIALMLPFLIVINLIRNLKSMAWFSVIANIFVSLCLVVTAYYIFRDGLPTPSERLPVADYHKMPLFFGTAVFALEAIGVVMTLENNMKTPQNFIGCPSVLNIGMFVVVVLYTTVGFFGYWKYGDETKGSITLNLPTEELLAQSVKLMIASAIFLTYCLQFYVPMNIIWTSIRDKFPEKNKELAEYVTRFTLITLTVALAVAIPTIGPFMSLIGAVCVSTLGFMFPAAIEILTYYKRPGFGTLKWILVKDILLILFGVAGFVIGTYVSILEINQTLTEL; encoded by the exons atgaatgaacgaaaatcgaataaattggAAGCACCAGTGACAGTGGTGCTCGGCTCCCAATTACCACTGTGCATTGATCCCATTCACGACGAAAATCCAGATTATAATCCGTTTGAACATCGACGACTGGAGCACCCAACGAC AAATGGCGAAACACTAGCTCATCTTCTCAAAGGCTCACTCGGATCCGGCATCCTCGCAATGCCATTAGCATTCGCACATGCTGGTTTATGGTTCGGTCTGGGTGCAATGATCATCGTCGGTTTCATATGCACTTACTGCATCCACATGCTGGTTAAATGTGAACATAAAATGTGCAGACGCACCAAAACGCCATCGTTCGGTTACGCCGAACTGGCGGCCAGTGTATTTGCCAATGGGCCGGAAATGCTGCACAAATGGTCACGATTTGCCGGATGGGTCATTAACACATTCATTGTGATGACTTTGTTCGGATGCTGCTGTGTGTACAATGTGTTTGTTGCCACAAATTTGAAGCAAGTCATCGAACACTATGCTGACTTCAACTATGACTTGCGCTGGTACATTGCGCTAATGTTGCCGTTTTTGATTGTCATCAATTTGATTCGTAACCTGAAGAGTATGGCCTGGTTTTCGGTGATCGCcaacattttcgtttcattgtGTCTGGTCGTAACGGCTTACTACATATTTCGAGATGGCCTACCGACTCCGAGTGAACGACTGCCGGTGGCTGACTATCACAAAATGCCACTGTTCTTCGGGACAGCGGTCTTTGCGCTAGAAGCGATTGGTGTCGTTATGACATTGGAGAATAACATGAAAACGCCGCAGAATTTTATCGGATGTCCTAGTGTATTGAACATTGGAATGTTCGTCGTCGTCGTTTTATATACTACGGTCGGTTTCTTTGGATATTGGAAATATGGAGATGAGACCAAAGGAAGTATCACCCTCAATTTACCAACAGAAGAACT ACTTGCTCAGTCAGTCAAATTGATGATTGCCAGTGCAATTTTCCTCACCTATTGCCTGCAGTTCTATGTTCCGATGAACATCATTTGGACCAGTATTCGTGACAAATTTCCAGAGAAAAATAAGGAACTGGCTGAATATGTGACACGATTCACGCTAATT acCCTCACTGTTGCACTGGCCGTTGCCATTCCAACGATCGGACCGTTTATGTCATTGATCGGAGCTGTTTGTGTTAGCACATTGGGATTCATGTTTCCTGCTGCCATCGAAATTCTAACGTACTATAAACGTCCCGGTTTCGGTACACTCAAGTGGATACTTGTGAAGGATATTCTGCTGATATTGTTCGGTGTGGCAGGTTTTGTCATTGGAACGTATGTCAGCATTTTAGAAATCAACCAAACTCTTACCGAGCTTTAA